gaatatatttcaagatctctctctctctctctctctctctctggcttTTACTGGGGCTGGGAATATTTGACTTCAAAGTGATTAAAGAGCTGTTGATCATGGACCACACTCGGGTCTTTTGGTTAAGCCAATTAATGTTCCTTGACAATTAACAAATTGGATtctataactaatatatatatcatgttcgAATGTGTTGTACGTGCCTTGCAATATTACTACCTTCACGACTTCACGATACCTCACATCTCTAAAGATGAGAATCGATCGAATAATTAATATACGTACATTATATTGCGTGTCATGTCGACACTTACAAAGCGATTCATGAAactccatacatatatatataagtgtgcgcgcgcgcgcatcttcattaataattttcctttcaatATTCGATCCCTTCGTCTAAAAATTTGGGAGTACGTACGTGCATGGGTTCTCAAGTTCTCAAAGTACTTAAAGCCATCCTCCATGCATGGGAATAAATCAAATGATAGATTGCCTTTGCACTGATTTTTAAATGTGATCACGTTCCGCCTCttgtaagagaaaaaaactcTTATTTTGTACGAATATGATTATCAAACTAATTGATCATTCTGCTTAATTAATTACGATCGAGTACATGAGCATGTAGACAATgatggatgcatgcatggcataaTTGAACTATTTTagctttgatatatatatatatatatatctatctatctactATTAATTCTTGCTTTGttgagaacaaaaatattattggagatcttgaaaattaattaaCGGCCAAAACGAGATATATGATTATGACACGCGCGAAAGCAAAACAAAGATCAGACGACTCACAATTAACGAAGTTAATTTCGAGATATAATTAATGTTCGTGTTGTACTGTGCTCTAGCAAGacaattagaaattaataattaggtcAATCAATGCAAGATTCTTAggttaattatatatcatgGAAATTAGGCGATATGCATGTAATGATTTATTCGTGTACTTGAGCAATCATGGACGTACTGAGTTAACACAAAAATGGGTATTATATAAAGCTAAATCaaactcatctctctctctctctctctctctttcctgcGATATGCAATCATTATGATCtgcaatcatttttttaattttttttaaagaaaggaTATCGATGagcaagtatatatatacatagtacTCGTGTCACGCCAACGAATTAATTCTTAGCAAAACATCATTCATTTGTGTTATCAGTTATCAcctaattcattaattaatgtaaTGTTTAAGGatatgtttggataataagataagatgaaataattttagatatataaaagttgaaagttaaataaaatattattataatattattttttaatattattattattattatgaagtttgaaaaagttaaactgtatattatattttatgtaaaaatttaaaaaaattatattaatgattaaatgagatgaaataatttctatATCTAAACGGACATAACTATTAGACTTTTAACTGATTTAATGAACTTCCGATCAAGAagatatttatgatgttgaacatgtaattaatttaaagtataaatatatatatattattatgcaCATTGGATTCCAAAGCCTTTTAAGCCAAAACCTTTCATGCGTTCCCTCATTGACCTCAAAGGGTGGGTATATATGCATAACtagtacaaattatttcattggtCAAAAAGTAACCACACATTCATTAGTGTCTGCTACTACACTCCATTACTTAGCTTTTAGCAAGATTCTTTCATATTTCACTTTAAGCTTAACTTTATGTTACTTCATTTGCTTTGTTGGTGTTTGCGAAGGTAAGTACGTACCTCCCATTCAATCATGATATCACCTGCCTTCCGACTAATTAATTCCTTCTACAGATTTTTCTGACGTTCCTTCCTTGCATTAATTAtagttttatatattgtttttggtTCATCTTATATAAATtgtacacataatttttttttttttttttatatattatacatgaCCGGTACTTGAAGAGTAATTAATAGATATAAGATACTTTCACTCTATCacaatatatagataaaaatgtAGCACTGATtgtgtaaataattttaataatatgatatcATGATGTGATAAGACGAGGCTCGCTACAACATACACATTTATATTTTGAGAATGACCAataatcactataaaaaaaataagtatttgtgacagattatttaCGACGAGAGTAACTATTTACGAcgaaaatatacttattttaataaaaaatattcattgtaGTGAATAATCctaatgaaatattataaacaatattTGAATCGATCATTGGTGGATTAAAggtgaaaaagagagagagagagaactgtttCCGATTACTTATAATAAACATGAGCGTGAGGCCAGCTAGCAGGCTTTGGGAAATTATTTCGAGATTCAGTACGAAtggaaaaacatatatatatatatatatatatatatatatatataattgttgcTTCGTGTGTTTCTTGGTGCAGTATCCCAATCTAAGAGAGACATGAAGACGTGGCAGACTCGTGCCCATGAAAGAACAACATGAACGACATCTCTCTAACCATGATTTTAAAATGTCAGTCGGGCCCTGAGAAAGCTATCAAAACCAGACAAATAGACAATTCAATGGACTAAGTACGAGAGTGATCGGAAAACTAATCAAAGTACTGTGATGGTCAATGGTAGCAAAAACAAGGGAGCTTTTATCCAACTCAAGGCACGAAAAAATGACTTGAGCTTTTTAaagttttcccttttctttctttataaagtgggcattttttcttttactttcttgagttttttttccAACTATTCTTTCTGCTTCAAACCAAAGACATATCGATCTTTATAAAGCATCAACTATTCATGTACATGCACCGTTTCGGCAttcattttttactttctcAAGTTCTTTCCCTGGCCTATTCTTTCATGTATCTGTTTAATTCTCTGCTTCTACCTCCTAATCAAGAGGCTGCTGTTTGTGTGTACACGTTCCCTCCTTTTACCTCCTAAGAGCATTGatctactacatatatatatatatgtgtgtgtgtgtgtgtgtgtgtgtgtgtggtacCAATGCATGTTTCTACTTGAATCCTacaatttcaagaaaattttcaactctttgtatatatttataacttattaaggGAGCTAGCCATTGATTGATCAGAAGTCCTAAAAATAGCAGATACAGAGAGATCAATTAAACACTTAACCCTAAAGATCGATCATAACATGTTCCAGActtcatcttttcctttttctttggtCGAGAAGGCCCATGATAAGAATCAATATTTGCCTTGCATTTCAATTTCTACATTAGCGCGCCCTTAAAGTACTTAGATATATGTCAAGAGTGCCCATACCTATCAAGAAACCCATCTCAGTCTGTGCCCAACGTCcattatatttcaaaaactcATACTTATCTTCCCCATATATATGTCATCAACTGCAGAAATTGGTTCTTTGCTTGCTTTACTCGATCGATCAAGCATCCCTGTGCTTAGCAATTAAGAGATAGTAGCATTTGGGGTGACAAGAATTAAATTTTCCGGAGAAGCCggcacatctctctctctctctctctcttttcttttggacGAATCCAATTCTATTCAGAAGATCTACCTTTGCGGGCAAGAAAAGCAGCAAATTACATGAAATCCGTACTTCAACAGTATGATGCATCAAAAGAGAAGTAAAAGCTCTTATCTTCCAAAAACAATAGTAATATCTTATCAAATCGTTGCAGAAGAAAACTGGTACATTGAACCAGCATAGATACAAATTCACCAAGAAGTTTTAACAGCAACAATTATAGAAACAACAGCCAGGGAGTGATGACATAGTCACATTTCAATTCTGCTTATCAAAAACAACGGAGATAACAGAACACACCGATTGAATTAAAGTGAGTATAATGAGAATGAAACCTGCAATAACAGAAATTATGGCCCAtggtgtgttgaaataattttgtttcaaatttgcCTTCCACCTGTGCCAGGGTCTTCTGCAGTAAGTGTTCAGATCTTCAGAAAGACCAGCAAAGTAGAATTCCTCAAATTCTACAACCACCCCATCAGCAAGTTTGTTAATAAGAATTGCCCCTTCATTGCTGTCACCTAGCCTATTCTCAACAATTCCATACTCGACCAGCAAATCCACATCCTTATGAGTGTTCACGAGGCGATCCATGATGACAACATAATCATTCATGTAATTCTTATCACAATGGCATTGCTCAAAGGCAACCATATTTCGGATGGAGAGTTCGGTTTCGCCACATATAATAAGCTTTGGGATCTTCAGAATCCCTTTTACGAACTCTATGTCAAATACATTTCTGCTTGATCCCACCTCAAACCTGACTCCAGCCTGGTGTAGCTCTGTCATGCAGGGCATCGTTAGTGTTTGaagtttcctttcttttcttgccTGTGAAGGTAGATATAACTTTCTCAAAAGATCGACAAAATGTTCAAATTTATCAgaattgaatttcatcaaattgTCTTTTGTCACCGCCAAAAGCATTCGCTCTTTGAAGAAATTATATGAAAGCTCAACGATGGAAGGTCTCTTCCCAAGCTGGTACGGGATTGTTACTTTGCTTAGTTTAAACAGATCCGCAAGAATAAAGAAAGGAAGCTGATTTTCAAGCAATTGCATGTCAGACCATACATCCTGTATCAttctttgtttataaaatatgcGGTCATCTCTATCTTGCAGTTCTGGGAAATAGGACCTCAGTAAGACCTCAATTATGAAGGCAGTGTCCACTACAACGATTTTAACAAATTCATCACATCTAAACGGAATGGTTTCTGCATAACAACTACGCAGTCTTACTTCCTCTTCTTTGACAACTTTAATATAGAACTCCAAGCATTCCTGGGAACGTTCTATAAAATCTTTCAGGTACCTCATTTTGTGTTCTTCCATGGCTTTTAAGCTTTCCCTGCCATGGTGAAGCGGGCCAATGGAGACTACCTGAGGTGTATAGTCTTTTTCTTTGGCACGACGTAGTCGCTCAGGAACTCTATAGATACTACATTC
This genomic interval from Juglans microcarpa x Juglans regia isolate MS1-56 chromosome 4D, Jm3101_v1.0, whole genome shotgun sequence contains the following:
- the LOC121261325 gene encoding UPF0481 protein At3g47200-like; its protein translation is MDRGNCSSFDIENPCYSLAKSMKTELECLSRLSSECSIYRVPERLRRAKEKDYTPQVVSIGPLHHGRESLKAMEEHKMRYLKDFIERSQECLEFYIKVVKEEEVRLRSCYAETIPFRCDEFVKIVVVDTAFIIEVLLRSYFPELQDRDDRIFYKQRMIQDVWSDMQLLENQLPFFILADLFKLSKVTIPYQLGKRPSIVELSYNFFKERMLLAVTKDNLMKFNSDKFEHFVDLLRKLYLPSQARKERKLQTLTMPCMTELHQAGVRFEVGSSRNVFDIEFVKGILKIPKLIICGETELSIRNMVAFEQCHCDKNYMNDYVVIMDRLVNTHKDVDLLVEYGIVENRLGDSNEGAILINKLADGVVVEFEEFYFAGLSEDLNTYCRRPWHRWKANLKQNYFNTPWAIISVIAGFILIILTLIQSVCSVISVVFDKQN